In Vibrio marisflavi CECT 7928, the following are encoded in one genomic region:
- a CDS encoding tRNA1(Val) (adenine(37)-N6)-methyltransferase, protein MRTRNKRNKLSNSFKFKQFTIEFGEAGMPVSTDGVLLGAWVNLLDSSNLIDIGTGTGLLSLMCAQRNEDIQILALDIEATAIQSARSNIENSSWKKQIQVQHGDILQFLPERTFDTIVCNPPYFNSGETAQDVSRAIARHTSSLGHLALIRHCKKILSSHGKANFILPIDEGRQFILLAEQEQWHVSRLCEVRPTEKKPVHRLLIELSLEPTRCEKSKLTIRNGNEYSQAFIDLTKEFYLKM, encoded by the coding sequence ATGCGGACAAGAAATAAACGTAATAAGTTAAGTAATAGCTTTAAGTTTAAACAATTTACTATCGAGTTTGGTGAGGCTGGAATGCCTGTTAGCACTGACGGAGTGCTACTTGGTGCATGGGTGAATTTATTGGATAGTAGTAATTTAATTGATATTGGCACAGGGACGGGATTACTATCCTTAATGTGTGCCCAGAGAAACGAAGACATACAGATCCTCGCGCTAGATATTGAGGCTACAGCGATACAATCTGCACGAAGCAATATCGAGAACTCGAGTTGGAAAAAGCAGATCCAAGTGCAACATGGTGATATTTTGCAGTTCTTACCAGAAAGAACATTCGACACGATTGTGTGCAACCCACCTTATTTCAATAGTGGTGAAACGGCTCAAGATGTGAGTAGAGCCATCGCAAGGCACACAAGCAGCCTCGGCCACTTAGCACTCATTCGCCATTGCAAAAAAATCCTATCAAGCCACGGTAAAGCGAACTTTATCTTGCCTATTGATGAAGGAAGGCAATTTATTCTACTTGCAGAGCAAGAACAGTGGCATGTCAGTCGACTGTGTGAGGTTAGGCCAACTGAGAAAAAGCCGGTACATCGACTGCTAATTGAATTGAGTTTAGAACCCACGCGATGTGAAAAAAGCAAGCTAACCATTCGCAACGGTAATGAATATAGCCAAGCATTTATCGATTTAACCAAAGAGTTTTATCTTAAAATGTAA